One region of Thermoanaerobaculia bacterium genomic DNA includes:
- the rsxA gene encoding electron transport complex subunit RsxA, whose protein sequence is MEYIIILVSAILINNFVLAQFLGICPFLGVSNRLSSAISMGAAVTFVMTLTAIVTWPLFYLVLAPYKLDFLQIITFILVIASLVQFVEMFIKKSSPPLYDALGIFLPLITTNCAILGFALFAVLKNYSYLETIVFGVGAGLGFTLALVIMAGIREELQFADVPQSLRGAGITLLVAGILALAFMGFAGLIR, encoded by the coding sequence ATGGAATACATCATTATTCTCGTATCGGCAATCCTGATCAACAACTTCGTTCTGGCCCAGTTCCTGGGAATCTGTCCCTTCCTGGGCGTTTCCAACCGCCTCTCCAGCGCCATCTCGATGGGCGCCGCAGTCACCTTTGTCATGACACTGACCGCCATCGTCACCTGGCCCCTCTTTTACCTCGTCCTTGCTCCGTACAAGCTCGACTTCCTCCAGATCATCACCTTCATCCTCGTCATTGCGAGCCTGGTCCAGTTCGTGGAGATGTTTATCAAGAAATCCTCCCCTCCCCTCTACGACGCGCTGGGTATCTTCCTTCCCCTGATCACAACAAACTGCGCCATCCTGGGGTTTGCTCTTTTTGCGGTGTTAAAAAATTACTCCTACCTGGAGACGATCGTCTTCGGCGTGGGAGCCGGTCTTGGATTCACGCTGGCTCTCGTCATCATGGCCGGAATCCGGGAAGAACTTCAATTTGCTGATGTTCCACAGTCGCTTCGCGGCGCGGGCATCACCCTTCTTGTTGCCGGCATTCTGGCCCTGGCCTTCATGGGCTTTGCCGGTCTCATTCGCTGA
- a CDS encoding RnfABCDGE type electron transport complex subunit B, which produces MILIAILTLGSVALVFGTILAIADVKLQVIENPKISEINEILPQANCGACGLPGCKGYAAAIVHDDVPINKCAPGGQDVIDAIASIMGLEAVEAVRNVARVHCRGDEEASRRRAQYTGIETCKAAALVGGGDKHCEWGCLGYGDCVTVCTFDAIAMGPNGLPTVDEDACTGCKACVDACPRGILELHPITEDILVFCRSHDGPKQSRSVCSNACIACWQCVRKSPQGAVDMDDNLARVLHAEAAAEACARGDFKCPTKAIGLMRAVDVPPPPPQPPVQEAVQP; this is translated from the coding sequence ATGATCCTGATTGCCATCCTCACACTGGGTTCGGTTGCCCTGGTATTCGGAACCATTCTGGCCATCGCCGACGTCAAGCTTCAGGTCATCGAAAATCCGAAGATTTCCGAAATCAATGAAATCCTGCCCCAGGCCAACTGTGGAGCCTGCGGACTTCCTGGCTGCAAGGGATACGCGGCGGCCATCGTCCATGACGATGTCCCCATTAACAAGTGCGCTCCTGGCGGACAGGACGTGATTGACGCGATCGCCTCGATCATGGGGCTTGAAGCCGTAGAGGCCGTTCGAAACGTGGCCCGGGTCCACTGCCGTGGTGATGAAGAAGCCTCCAGGCGCCGGGCTCAATACACCGGCATTGAAACATGCAAGGCAGCCGCCCTGGTTGGAGGCGGAGACAAGCACTGTGAATGGGGCTGTCTCGGGTATGGAGACTGCGTCACCGTCTGTACTTTCGACGCCATAGCCATGGGGCCCAACGGTCTTCCCACCGTGGATGAAGATGCATGCACAGGCTGTAAGGCCTGTGTCGACGCCTGCCCGAGGGGAATCCTGGAGCTTCATCCCATCACAGAGGATATTCTCGTATTCTGTCGGTCCCACGACGGGCCCAAACAGTCACGATCGGTCTGCTCCAACGCCTGTATCGCCTGCTGGCAGTGTGTGAGAAAATCGCCCCAGGGAGCCGTGGACATGGATGACAACCTGGCCCGCGTTCTCCATGCGGAAGCCGCGGCTGAAGCCTGTGCCCGCGGGGATTTCAAATGTCCAACGAAGGCGATCGGCCTGATGCGGGCCGTGGATGTTCCGCCTCCTCCGCCCCAGCCTCCCGTACAGGAAGCCGTTCAGCCGTGA
- a CDS encoding SoxR reducing system RseC family protein: MIEREEGTVMRIDGPHAWVVPDTVSACDECSLCARTSTNEIRMANPVRAAAGDRVRFALDIDALNRRFIFILLFALCLVIAGAFGGHAAAPSLGLTPEIATLAGAAFAVIAAVFLTRMFQPGPSKALEPTIVEIVKEEP; this comes from the coding sequence GTGATCGAGCGCGAGGAAGGAACCGTGATGCGGATTGACGGCCCCCATGCATGGGTGGTCCCGGATACGGTATCAGCCTGTGATGAATGCTCCCTCTGCGCGAGGACTTCTACCAACGAAATCCGAATGGCCAATCCTGTCCGTGCCGCGGCAGGAGACCGAGTACGTTTTGCCCTCGATATCGACGCACTGAACCGGCGTTTTATCTTTATTCTTCTTTTTGCCCTCTGCCTGGTAATCGCGGGAGCCTTTGGCGGCCATGCAGCCGCTCCTTCCCTTGGACTCACCCCCGAGATTGCTACGCTGGCGGGTGCAGCATTTGCAGTGATTGCCGCGGTGTTCCTTACCCGTATGTTTCAGCCCGGACCATCCAAAGCTCTTGAGCCCACGATTGTAGAGATCGTGAAGGAGGAACCATGA
- a CDS encoding NusG domain II-containing protein has product MKPTRRDLFTFLGLTALGAALPLKAAGRGTSEEFLIHTGQPLDTVRTILKHLNRTLSTTPVLVGLTPRAEPISRALIREGVAMAPGTDPIWQRWGLSILVQLQVREVTPVKPGFTLLRKGTIVDPRSGSFASLASQIYREESAGYEVIVSLDPSYMPSGTGKEHEAKITVDGATRATLDLRKSSEIRVAGLIGTTHLRAEGGQIFVENAPCRHHICRHRGPIAMPGQRIICAPQRMVIELTGFSGIDAIAG; this is encoded by the coding sequence ATGAAACCGACTCGACGTGATCTGTTCACCTTCCTGGGATTAACCGCCCTGGGCGCCGCCCTCCCCCTGAAGGCCGCAGGACGGGGCACATCGGAAGAATTCCTGATCCATACCGGGCAGCCCCTGGATACGGTGCGGACGATCCTGAAACATCTGAATCGGACCCTTTCCACCACTCCGGTTCTGGTGGGTCTTACCCCCAGGGCGGAGCCGATCTCCCGGGCGCTGATCCGGGAAGGGGTGGCCATGGCTCCCGGAACCGATCCGATCTGGCAACGCTGGGGGCTCAGCATCCTGGTTCAGCTCCAGGTCCGTGAAGTAACTCCTGTGAAACCCGGTTTCACACTACTGCGCAAGGGGACAATCGTTGATCCGAGATCCGGAAGCTTCGCCTCTCTGGCCTCGCAGATTTACCGTGAGGAAAGCGCGGGATATGAGGTCATCGTCTCCCTTGACCCTTCTTACATGCCTTCGGGTACGGGAAAAGAACACGAAGCAAAAATTACCGTCGACGGAGCCACCCGGGCCACCCTGGATCTTCGTAAATCCAGTGAAATCCGGGTAGCCGGTCTCATCGGAACAACCCATCTTCGAGCAGAAGGTGGACAGATCTTCGTGGAGAACGCCCCCTGCCGGCACCATATATGCCGCCATCGAGGCCCCATCGCGATGCCGGGACAGAGAATCATCTGCGCTCCTCAGAGAATGGTGATAGAATTGACCGGATTTTCCGGTATCGATGCGATCGCCGGGTAA
- a CDS encoding dihydroorotate dehydrogenase-like protein yields the protein MAPNLSTTYLGLPLANPLIVGSCSLTGNLDWIRRFSDGGAGAIVLKSLFEEQIDTDVQVIENHLWMQGHAESHQYVRSMGMELGANSYIHLLEEAKKIASCPIIASINCVTPKWWSAYARKLADAGADALELNISMLPTDPDRTSQDVEERIMDIVESVNRDVSIPLAVKVGPFFTAFSRIANELVLRGASGLVLFNRFYHMDLDPDSLKIRARNPLSSPEESHLPLRWIALLYDHIEADLCASTGIHDAMAAIKMILAGASAVQMCSVLYHREEGVLREIQEGMETWMKEKGYSSLEDFQGLACQSRSRHPEAYERLQYIRALTGIE from the coding sequence ATGGCACCCAATCTGTCCACGACCTACCTCGGTCTTCCCCTCGCCAACCCCCTAATCGTCGGATCCTGCAGCCTGACCGGAAACCTTGACTGGATCCGGAGATTTTCTGATGGCGGAGCGGGTGCCATCGTCCTGAAATCCCTCTTTGAAGAGCAAATCGACACCGACGTCCAGGTTATCGAGAACCATCTCTGGATGCAGGGCCACGCGGAGTCCCACCAGTACGTCCGGAGTATGGGAATGGAACTGGGGGCCAATAGCTACATTCATCTTCTGGAAGAGGCAAAAAAAATAGCCTCCTGTCCGATTATCGCTTCGATCAACTGCGTTACACCAAAATGGTGGTCGGCTTATGCCCGGAAGCTGGCTGATGCCGGAGCCGACGCACTCGAGCTGAACATCTCCATGCTTCCCACCGACCCCGACCGCACCTCTCAGGATGTGGAAGAACGGATCATGGACATCGTCGAATCGGTTAACAGGGATGTATCGATCCCCCTTGCCGTAAAGGTTGGGCCCTTCTTTACGGCTTTCTCACGGATAGCAAATGAACTCGTTCTGAGGGGAGCCTCCGGACTGGTTCTCTTTAACCGCTTTTACCACATGGATCTCGATCCCGATTCCCTTAAGATCCGGGCCCGTAATCCCTTGAGCTCTCCAGAGGAAAGCCATCTTCCTCTCCGCTGGATCGCTCTGCTCTATGATCATATCGAGGCCGATCTCTGCGCGTCGACAGGGATTCATGACGCCATGGCCGCGATCAAGATGATACTGGCCGGTGCCAGCGCGGTCCAGATGTGCTCCGTTCTCTACCATCGCGAGGAGGGGGTACTGCGAGAAATTCAGGAAGGGATGGAAACCTGGATGAAGGAAAAGGGGTATTCTTCTCTTGAAGATTTTCAGGGTCTGGCCTGTCAGTCCCGAAGCCGTCACCCGGAAGCCTATGAACGGCTGCAGTACATCCGGGCCCTCACGGGGATCGAATAA